TACTTCATTTGTATCTACTAGCCAAGCACTATATATGCTATCAGAAGTTTGCCACGCGAACGTGACTCAAAGGAAAATGAATTTGGTGGCGGTTGTCTGTTCCGCAAAAGTTTGGGTTGCGGTGAGCGGCGACTCAGAGGTGGAGTCTCTGCGGCGTGAAGTGGAGAATCTGAAAAGTGTGGTGGTAAGTCTCCAGGATGTTTGCGGCCTGCATTCTTCAGAGATTAAGTCACTGCAGAAAACGGCAGATGACCAACAAAAGACGATAGAAAAACAACAGGTGCTCATTGAAAAGCTTTTGTCAGAGAATCAAGACCTTAAAAATAAATCTCAGAATTGGAGTTTCAAACGGACTGGTTTAGTAAACCAAAAACGTGAAAACGTCGGGGAACATCACATACCAGTATATGAAAACTCAAGGGTCATACGGGGCTATCAGGAAAGTTCACACGAAGGATTGCTGGTTGAAGACCAAAGAAATAGTAAGATTGTGTAATATTCTATCTCTTCTAGATATTATGCAGACACCGTAACGCAAGTTAATGAGTGCTTAAATTAATGGatttcaatattatatattgcatttATGTATAACAGCAAATCCATGAAAACAGTACAAAATATCCCAACAATTAAatctatgtttatttttaaaatgtaatgacACACAGAAACATTTCATGATTATCACATCTTAACTCTCAAATcgattactgtggaatcattaaaatttgtgggggccaattttcgtggattgcttatattttacatgttcgaggggacgtaatttcgtgtattttcgtaTACATACAAAAGGATTATGACTTAATAGCCCTAGTTTATTAGTTCGTGGGGGTGTatattcgtggatgagaggtagccatgaattccacgaaaattgagccaccacgaattctaatgattccacagtacttgtAGGAATATGAATATATGGGGTTAATATGCGCAGAATCCCAAAGTAGAGGTGAATATAGCAGCGAAATATAGGTGTTGTAGAGTACCCTATCATAAGTCAAATTAATGATGGACCcaagaacaagaggcccatgggccacatggTTCACCAAAGTTAcaatatcctactttgattccAATAAAGAAATTACTTTTCTTTTCGTGTATCTAAAACAAACAAGAAGGGAAAGGTGttgtttttgttcttacaaAACGTTCAATAAATTATACTGGTAGCCTTTTGTCTACAAATATTTTGCACGTTTTCCCCCGACTCCATTTCATCCTTATTGAGGTCCATCTATGTCGTCCAGGAATACCAGTAAAAATAAGCTTCCAAGTACTCAATAAATTCGTACTTTCTGATAtccaaatgaaatataaataacagGTTTCATTTTTTGGTCAGATTATTTTGTTCTTTATCTTTCTATGTAACTCCCAGTACATTTGTTAGACACCCCTTTACCCCCGTTTCATTTTTTCCTACGTAAAAGGAAAATTTCGTCTTTTTCTGACACTTGcgttttttatgatataaagaACACTTATTAATAAAATTCTACGTATAAGCTCTCTTCTACGTACTAGTCTCCGTGTTcgagagaagatttttttattcagttaAACTCTTTTAGCAAGTGGTTCAGGAGGAAGTCGTAAACGAAAGAGTAAACAGgaagacggacggacagacggggATAAAGACAGACGGCAGACGACagaaatttttcagaaaagtataCTTATACTTTCGGTTCTTCATATCTGATTAAATTGGTTTCATTGTTTTGCAGAACGGCTTCTATCCCAAACTACCCCAGGGTCGCCTGTTCAAAACGCTGTTGCTTTCTATGCTTACATGTCAATATCAGTGTCTTATACCAACAATCATCATGTCCCAGTCTTTGATACAGTGAAAACTAACAGTGGAGACAGTTTCCACCATAGTACTGGAGTATTTATGGTTCCATcatcaggtacatgtatacagtcaCAACTGTGATTGATGCATTGTTTAAGCATTCTCcattcattttacacaaaaagtaACTGCAATATCTTGTTGCGAAAAGAATATACTAGAAAAGGATAATTTTACAATAGTTTCTgttaaattatgtttattggTGTGTTGATGTACGAGATTGTGGCAAACTTAGTACTACATATGTAGTATCATCAAACTTTGTATGCTTTTTTGCACTGTAAAGGAATCAATCCCTACTTATTTCCAAAGTTATAGGCGTATCATTACTTGAGATATcctgtattttgtttttgaattaaatgtttgTATGTCTTCACATGGACAATCCGAGAACACGATGGTAGTCAACATTCTGTTGCCTTGGTGATTAACAATGAAGAGTATGGGGCTGTTTACCAAAAGGTGCATGTCGGGGAGTACGACCAGTGCAGTACAACTGTTGTTCTTTACCTTAACCAAGGGGACGATGTATATCTGAGAACCAGAAACGGAGGCGGAATGCCAGACGGAAACCTGCCTATGACGTGTAACCCATGGGGAAGAACGTCTTTTTCTGGTTGGAAAATCAATTAGGTGCTGATATCTGAAACTACGTGGTCGTGTGTCATcaacaatatttatatgaatagaGTAGAATATTCAGAATACTAGCACTCTATATACATACCAAGTAAAAAGTTTATTCATCCTACTTTCTTAGACAATTGTTGTTCGCTAGACGGTTTAAACACTTTTAACGATACATTTGGTTAAACGGATAAAACGGATAGATACAATCAAAGAGTTGTCTGCATATATGGctttatttattataacatGTCCTTTAGTTTATTTATCCATAAAAGgatatacatataaacaatgaaattctTTCTGACTTAAATGACAAAAGTCAATATATTTTCACTTTGTCTCGACattcaataaatgaattaataagCTTGTTGGTTCGCACGCGGGTAAATATATGAAGGTTGTGATCATTACAGTCAGTataaaatcatgatattttttataaaattatatatttgctATTATGTAGGCATCAATTATTAAGGAGCCTGGGTGGTCAACACATTAACCATCAGATGTTCTTTAAACTTTGACATGTGATATTAATGGCGATAAACTTACATTAGTGaagaaaaataccaaatattttagctgtgatatttgatcatttttctatatttgtaTTCACACTCTTCTTCTTAAGGTAGCAATGGACAGTTtagaataaagtacccgtcaatatttttgtaaaattgagagttgctgtacttgaaggcttatgagtgttgctaaaattcatgaaatgatttttaatgatgatcattagttagaggggtgtccgttgttgaaattgatatgcaatatgtaggccccttatgttaggtacataagaatcagaagtaaaatgcgaaacctgcggctatgactgttgtgctgactttacacagtgaaattgcaagttacagacgggaggtaaaataacacgaaaagtaggtggatgggacattgtaaactatacaccggtaagtttctgacatgtgatagtgcaacatgcacgcggtacggaaggtcaaccctctgcagggagttagctgggggaggtctaaaaagctgaaaaatcatgaaaaattagcaaaatatgtttgggtcaaaatctcataaaaaccagtatgtagagaattttacaggttttgaataataattttcttcagaaattggtgattggccttataaatagtgaattaaaggtatttgtgctgaatgggaactgaggaaattctagttatagagttccgaagacacacatcccttggctacaatgaattgtataaaaaaaaaacctgtcccctgccaccttaagAAGATTAAAATAGACTAAAAATGGCCAAGACCATCGAGCTCTTTCAAtttaatcttattaaaaataatcagtgtcaagaatatttaaatttgtggtTAATGATCCTATTATACTATAATAATTTTTAGATATCAGTATTGCCCTTTTAATGAACATTAATTAAGTGGATCAATTCAAccaaaatccacaaaaattggtattcaacgattAATATTGACACCACCACGACTGTGTAATATGTTTGATAGATCTGTAAGAAGATTTCAATCCTGTGATGCTTTTTGGTGCTGTTTTCTCTCTGAAAATGTATCCAACACTTTCATGAACATTTATGCTTGGTACATGAATAAAAGTATatctcaataaaaaaattgtcagcTTTGTAATACCTTAAAACAATCATGATATATATTGAGAAAACAACCTACTAATTTGCCTCTTTTATTTTACAAGCAAAGATgtacaaagatttttaaaataaaagtattgaatagaatgtaaaacatatttacatgtacatacacaaaTGTTATCCAAAAGTATTGAATACGTGTAcaacataattacatgtacatatacatgtacaaaggtTATATTAAAGGACATAAGTTATGAAAAGCAAATGAATTAAGCATTATAAAACGTGGGCACCAAATTGcagaaacaaaaactaattttaataataaactGATCTTATAATAGATAAAAGTTCAAATTGTACAAGACAAGTCAGCTAATATCGCCGTAACTGacaaaatatcttaaattaCGATATGATACATTGGATGGTTTACTAATTAATCAACATTTCGTAcgtttatattttagaatttaaaaaaaatgttaaaagcaCCGCATACAACACATTTGATACGCGAATAACatcaaaaaacaacaaataacaaACAAACCAGCAAGtattaaaggaagtattcattaTAAAAATCTACGGTCTATATATCATCTAGGAAATAAATACCGGGTATTTCATCTAGGAGAAAAACAATGCTAGTGTGACAACATACCTAGTAATGTTTGATTCAAAATCGACAGCCAACACTTTGAAAGAAACTTATTTACATGCATCACGCCGCCAGATTGACAAGGATTGTAATGTTTCAACTGTAGAATAGTGATGAGTACTGAACCTATGTTCTATTGTTAATTACTGGACATGTTTCGTTTATTATCGGTTTTACAATTTACCCACAAGGGAATTCCAAAGGCAAAGTAAAGAAGAACGCCCTGACCCCCGCTGAAAACTGTATGCAAAAACGAAAACACTTGTAGGTGGGTAATCTGAGCAAGGAAACCAAAACACCAGGACGCACCAGTCAAAGTGGATAACCGGAAGTAAGCACTGACTCTCTGCTGTTCCCTTGACTTGCGTACATCTTccttttgaaaaatctttttgacTGTAACAAAAAACATAAATGTGTTGATAATGACGCTAATACCAACAGGTAGAGCAAACGTGTAAAGGATCATGTTCGGATCGGCAATGTAACACGTTGAAGTAGAATACCCAAAACTGTTACCACCGCTAGAGTAGAAACTTACAGATAtgttgacaccaataaaaaacaaacagaagAAGAAATTAACCAACAAGAGAGTAGAAACTTTGGATTTTTTTCGAAAGGTGGCAATGTCAGTAAAAGTCTGAAAGATCTTGAAGGAAGAGAGACTCATCCAAAACATCGAAGATAACCAAAAGAAATGAACGAAGACACCTGCGGTTATGCATGCAGATTTGCTTCAAAGGAAAAACTTAGAAATTGTGTATATAATATTTGCAAATGTTATAAAGAAGGACAAAACAACGATGTGAGATCCTGGAGAAACCAACGGATTTGATTTGACAATGTAAGATATGATCGTCAAGACGGACCCTGCTGTAGACAGGGAAAGACAAACCAATGACAGATATTTACTCTCTTCTAAATCTGCAGATGGCTGGGAGGCAGTTACTTGAGCTCGATTGAACCAGTCCAAACAGATGTCATACTGAAGATTACTTGTTGATTTCTTAAAGTACCTAGAAGGAATACAAGTGTTCAGTTCTGGAAGACACAAAGAGTAGTTTTTCAAACTTATCAGAGTATTTTCTGTACTGATCCTGACTCTGGGACAAGTATACCAGTCGGCAACAACCACTGTGGAGAGAGACTTTAAACAGAAAATACGAGTCGAGGCCATATCAATAAAAGCTAAAGAAGATTTTGTTCGATAACTTATTGGATGAACATAATGACGGGTAAAAAGGGACAAATATCTGTCTTCCTCGTACAAAATAAATCTTTGTCCAattaaaaaacttgaaaaagTTATGTTTAAGCCCAAATAGGTATCCTCAAGAACAACTTCTTTCTCTTTTGCAAAAAGATTTAACAAGTATTTAATCATGTCGTTAAGACTGTGAACACGATTCAGAGTTAATTCAATAAGTGCACCGAATTGCTCTGTTCGTTCGTCAAGTACAAATATATTCAGAGAGCATAAATAGTCGCTCAGATTATTCGTAAGCAATTTGTTTTCTAAATGGGTTTGCAAAAGCGATCCAACTGAAAGGAAAGCTGAACTATTGTGTCCAccgattttttcaaaaatcaaattgatcTCGTAGTTGTTTTCTTCCCATCTGGAAAAAGATGATTGGCAAGATGGTGGTTCAGGTGGGTGATGAGTGTATTCGTATTCCTGCTCACAGGTCAAAGCAAAACAGGTCTTCTACAACATTAAAGAACACGTCATTACTAGATTTGCATTATCACTTTCATTCATAACAAATTTGAAAGATTCTTTAAAAGTGTACGGAACTTGCTGCAATATCAGACGAGTGGTTCTaatgtgaaaattaaaaatacaccGAACACAAAAATACATACCAACtctttatgaaatatttgtcCATGACCACATTCTACGTCATTGTGAAATTCATCGACGGATCTCTTTTGGTTGAAATTTATTAAAGCCGAGAAGAGTGGAAAATCTTTGGACCCCCCGTAAGCactgtcttttttattttcaattggtAATTCTAACAAGTTCATAGAAAAGCAGAGAGCacagaatatatttttaaatgtattgtagTTTGTAATGAAAGGTAGGTAATAGTCCTTGCATGCCTGAATAAGGTACGATGAGTTTCCGTCGAGAGATCCTGTTTGGTTGCAAGTAACGCCTGTTGCAGAAATACAGGGAGTCACCAATTCTCGTATTGTGTTTGGTGGATAAAACAAGATATTGCATGGCGAAAGTCTATCAAATATCTTCTGATAGATTGCATCGGGAGTCAAAACCGACGACAAAAGATAAGACCGCGACATGCAAACGATCTTGTCCTGTTTCCAAAACAGTAGGTCggaaatattttcatcattGCAAAGCGCACACTGAAGATACCGGTATGTCTCGTTGGTCAAAAGAGAGGTCACCGGGGTGAAGAGGGACATGTTTATAGATTGGCTTTTAGATGGGATACATACTTTTCCATCTGGACAGCTATCGACCATCCAGTACGACTGTCCCTGAAAATCGGAATGAATGTTCAAAAAAGGCAATGAACAACTAAGAGAAACCGTTTTGTTTTGTTCCAGTTGTTCGATCGGATCTGAGCTATTTTCCATAAGCAAATGCTTTGAGGGACAACAAGAGGATTTTCTTATACAAGATGCATCGCAGTCGCAAGGCGTACAAGTTCTGGTCATTTCTACATCAAAGACGTAACTTCTTCTTAGACTTTGTCCCTGACACATATCTTGTTCCGGACAAAGAACAAGGTACTGCATCAGCATGGCTCGTGTAGTGTAGTTTGAGATCCATGATGTTAAATTGTGGGCATCAATGATGTCAGCCGACTCTGGTGTTTTCATTGAGGGCCCGCCAAAAAATCCATACCCTGCACAATGTCTCCAATCAAAGAgtattaaaagaaatacagggatctacaattaaaaaaaatatataccagtaTGACTAAATTAATGgctgacatttttaaaactctgaaaataaattgtttgaaaattagtTGAAgaatgatgaaatttttttttgtttgtttgttaaaaataatgaaaataatatttttttttttatgaatttaattcctacttgttaattgaattaaaaagtGTTGCATTCGTTCATGTAACACACTCATGACACGATATTTTGACTTACCATTGTGATTCCTGTAGATAAAATAACTTATCAGGTCTTTTTCTGAACTTATATAGTAAAAGGTTGATATACCCCGGGATgatatgacttttaaaaaaaaaaaagccgccGATCAGCATTGTGCTGAAATACGTGACCAAAAAAAGTTAATGTGTTGCAATTTTGGAAGGCTAGATGTGATTATGTTCAAGTATCGATGGAAATTTGAATCGCGATTTTTCAGTTACTCCTTAATATAAACCATTAACAGTTTGACGTGACACCACCCTATCTGTATGGTGActtaattgttttgttatgtGTTGATTGGTACTTTAAGGATAATTTACTCTTTTTAtgactttttttcttcatttctttttttgttaataGACTAACTTAAGAAATCGTCGCACATGATATATCGGATTATTATTAAGttctttcaaaattcaaatgtatcatttatagcactgatattataattttgaattacaagttacaaatgcattttaaaaaaacaaaagaaatatgaatGTACAGCTTATAAATAGATATCGTTTATCTTCTCACCAACTTCAGATTGAGCGTGGTAGATTTTATAATATTCCTAGAAAAGAGGTTTTGTAGACAATGATAACTATCACAGATTGAAGGTgagttttgttttattctaaTTTGTCCAATTTAccgaaaaaaaataagagtgaAGTGTGTAAACGAAAACGTTATTATGAAAATCAATCTGCCTTTAAACTTGTTCAATTATAGTCAACAAAAAAATGTTGTGAATTTGGGCAAAtacatgattgtacatgtatcttttaaaatgctcaAAATAAGATATAAATATGGGAATTTGACGTTTTATGTTTTTTACAtaatagaaacaaaatataGTCAAAAATAACATTCATCGCCGCCACTTTGGATTTATTTCAAACTGTCAATCAGCTTGAATTTTGCCTAAAACTCAtcggtaaaattattttactgTCCTCTTTTGTCTTCCTATCGGTCCCTCAACATCTAAGTTTACAACCGATTCAACAAACCAGTGCGTTACACCTGTCATTATAAAGGGGACGATAAGTTActatatagcattgaatcatgattttttgaagtatacagtctcataactgcagcggtgtgtgcatacaaattgagtaacgcgcgtcagcgcgttatgaaaatttgtatgcaaggatcgctgcagttatgagactgtatacttcaaaaaatcacaAGACAAGAATTATTGCATATTAGTTAAAATTATCCATGGAAAACATtctaaatattgttaaataatgtATAGTGTTTCATGCTAAATATGTAAATGTTAAAGAATCTAAATGGTTAAAAAACctaaaacaattttagatgacAGTTGGTATAGTAATATTTGGATGAATAACCAAGAAGTTAATAATGAATGGCTAATTAAAAGCTTAAAACAAAAGCTAACAGATCATTTCAACAAAACTGGGAATCAATATGCAATAATTCTTCAAAAGGTGTTACATATATCAGTTGTTTACTAATGTAGACTTTAGATGCCAATCGTAtgataattgtaatttaaagcaatatgagctgtattttttagaatgttattttgctgcaaaaacttgctagtatgataagtctgcctgtaacttaaacttttatgataaatgacatttgaaaaaatcattaatttttgtcaggagAAAGGTTTTtcttataaggaatatatagcagatcaatttttgtacatgacgacaataattcaattttgctccaattaaggcttcttaatggcttttcccacaaaaacagagctaacataaattttaaaaccatgatattttttgtcattttagtaaaaataacattttctttaaaaaatttttcatcaacataaaaattgcagctcatattgctttaagtaaatatatgaaaaagctTTACGCTAGATTTCGAACTTCACACCAAAAATTACCTATTGAAACTGGTAGATGGAATGACATACACATGTAGACAGAAGTAAGAggttataatgtaatttatgttAAAGAGACATTGGAGATGAATTTCACTATATTTTGTGTTGCACTGTGttgaaaaacgaaagaaaaaacCATATAccaaaattttatctttttagaccaaatattgtcaaatttaacGATTTTTTTCCCTCAAACATTGTGAACTTATGAAGCAAGTTATGTAATTTATCAGTATATATTGTTAACTGCATGGTTTGGTATACTATAGAATACAGTAGATCGGTGGTTAGTAATTTTCCGATCGATGCAATTAAGTTACACAGACTTCCACATACATgtgatatatttgaaaaagtaaaatcatAGGAACTACAATCAATAGTCAAAAGAGGGTTATTTTTCTGATGAGAAGTGAGGTATCataatctaatttaaaaaatattttatttggcaaataagTACATAGTAGGATTTGACATCAGTCTTTATATATGCAAGTCATCTCCCAAAAGATCAAAGTTACAACtgaattttcaattacatttaaatGATATGATTGTGTTGTAAATCGCGGCACTACATCTAACATAGCAAATAACAtaataaattcaagaaaataaCAACAAGCGGTCATTTTTAATGACCAACTCCGTTTTCTGAAATCAATGTTGTAAagcaattgaataaaaataaataaactgaaataagaattattctttacTAATGGTATCTAGAAAACTTTGCAAACCATAAAAGATAAATTACACACATTGATAGAGTGgtaataaatatattctatGAGCGTTAATtacttatttaattaatttaattaataatcagcATAACAAGTCCTTAGAATTCGGAATTTGAACCggaataaaattgaattttgtcaTCGCCAAGACCATGAGCATACAGGTTTAGAAAAAAATAGGTTCGGATTTACTTTTCACGGTTTTAAAGAAGTGCAAAATTTAAGCAATGGATCTTGCTGTCCAAAGTATCCATaagtatataaagaaaaaaaaacttttataaaagaCATGACTGCTAGgaatatactgtggtttcattaattttcaagggcatcaattttcgtggataaagtgaaaatcacagtttcaaggatacgtaaattcgtggccaatgaccctttcaatacaaaatgttaataaaaattgcacttcaatgaacatttaatttcgtgcaTCAACTAATCGACGAAATCCActaaaattggtattcaacgaatattgatgaaaccacagtagctTGGACAGTGCACCAGCGGTGTTTTTTGATTCATGTTCAATTAACCTTTGGAAACTCGTGGGATTGGGGTTGGGGGTGTTAGATTCATATTATAGAACTACTTTgtgttttacatttaaaacaaataataaaacgtACATTAAATCAT
This genomic window from Magallana gigas chromosome 5, xbMagGiga1.1, whole genome shotgun sequence contains:
- the LOC117682122 gene encoding uncharacterized protein isoform X2, which gives rise to MNLVAVVCSAKVWVAVSGDSEVESLRREVENLKSVVVSLQDVCGLHSSEIKSLQKTADDQQKTIEKQQVLIEKLLSENQDLKNKSQNWSFKRTGLVNQKRENVGEHHIPVYENSRVIRGYQESSHEGLLVEDQRNKRLLSQTTPGSPVQNAVAFYAYMSISVSYTNNHHVPVFDTVKTNSGDSFHHSTGVFMVPSSGLYVFTWTIREYNGNQHSVTLVINNEEYGAVYQHAHVGETDQSSTTVVLYLNQGDDVYLRTRNGGGIPDGNLPMTSNPWGRTSFSGWKIN